The Neoarius graeffei isolate fNeoGra1 chromosome 7, fNeoGra1.pri, whole genome shotgun sequence genome includes a region encoding these proteins:
- the dtx4b gene encoding E3 ubiquitin-protein ligase DTX1 has product MDTMLLASAAVVWEWLNEHGRWRPYSPAVSHHIEAVVRSESRGGSVVLGQADSRLSPYIIDLQSMHQFRQDTGTLRPVRRSFYDPTSAPGQGWLWEWENDAGSWTPYDMEVCIALQAARDRQQPWLDLAPLGFCYLVDFQSMTQINQQTQRRRRIQRRSDMTYPLVSGPLPKSSQGWGTGPGGAAGGGSTAGGGSTGALLGVGVSGSSSSGNGGPLYPSGTLSMSSLSSPGQPCACQQCMLVLSVKSNAMASQTLGRRLPPTKAISPKSSQGTLPYSSTTSSISNSYSQTLPHGLSLNRSLSQERKNAAAFAQSLSMLTSNTATLSLSSNRPPPPSLPPPPPPPTSQQQSLSMPSCTSTTSSPSVPTATLITVATSSTSCSSSSAASTAVPPQRSAACAAPLPPRASLAALSRPALQRIAMAQSRALIASGVPTVPVKNLNGSSPIHPALAGITGILMSAAGLPVCLTRPPKLVLHPPPVSKSDIKPIPGLGHCCRKTTKKQARKGKTPEEVVKRYLQKVRNPPEEDCTICMEPLTGPSGYKGPGVGAVSRAESVGRLTQCGHQYHLQCLVAMYNNGNKDGSLQCPTCKTIYGVKTGNQPPGKMEYHVIPHSLPGHPDCKTIRIIYNIPPGIQGSEHPNPGKPFTARGFPRHCYLPDSEKGRKVLRLLLVAWDRRLIFSVGTSSTTGESDTVIWNEIHHKTEFGSNLTGHGYPDTGYLDNVLEELKAQGMTEEDGQQL; this is encoded by the exons GTACGTTAAGGCCAGTACGTAGAAGTTTCTATGATCCTACTTCAGCACCAGGTCAGGGCTGGCTATGGGAGTGGGAGAATGATGCGGGTTCTTGGACACCATACGACATGGAGGTGTGTATTGCCCTGCAGGCGGCACGGGATCGCCAGCAGCCATGGTTGGATCTGGCACCGCTTGGCTTCTGCTATCTTGTAGACTTTCAGAGCATGACTCAGATCAATCAGCAAACACAGAGACGCCGCCGCATCCAGAGACGCTCAGACATGACCTATCCACTTGTCTCTGGGCCATTGCCGAAATCCTCTCAAGGTTGGGGCACTGGGCCTGGAGGAGCAGCTGGTGGTGGAAGCACTGCAGGGGGAGGTTCAACTGGAGCACTTCTGGGAGTTGGAGTTTCTGGCTCTAGCTCAAGTGGAAATGGTGGTCCACTCTACCCTAGCGGAACACTTTCAATGTCATCTCTTTCCTCCCCTGGACAGCCGTGTGCCTGCCAACAGTGCATGCTTGTCTTGAGCGTGAAATCAAATGCCATGGCATCCCAAACGCTAGGACGAAGACTGCCACCCACAAAAGCAATCAGTCCTAAATCCAGCCAAGGGACACTTCCATACTCCTCTACAACCTCATCCATATCAAATTCATACTCACAAACATTGCCTCATGGGCTGTCATTGAACCGCTCCCTCTCACAAGAGCGCAAGAATGCTGCTGCTTTTGCTCAGTCTTTGTCCATGCTCACTTCAAACACTGCCACTCTTTCACTGTCCTCCAATCGCCCACCTCCTCCATCTTTGCCccctccaccacctccaccaacatcccaacagCAGTCTTTATCCATGCCAAGCTGTACCTCAACAACATCATCTCCATCGGTGCCAACTGCAACACTCATCACTGTGGCCACAAGCAGCACATCATGTTCATCTTCATCAGCAGCATCAACAGCCGTTCCACCTCAACGTTCTGCAGCTTGTGCCGCTCCTTTGCCCCCTCGTGCCAGTCTGGCAGCACTAAGCCGGCCAGCGCTGCAAAGAATTGCTATGGCACAATCCCGGGCACTCATCGCCTCTGG CGTGCCAACAGTGCCAGTGAAGAACCTCAATGGTTCCAGTCCCATCCATCCAGCTTTAGCAG GAATCACAGGTATTCTGATGAGTGCAGCAGGACTACCTGTGTGTTTGACTCGTCCTCCTAAACTGGTGCTCCACCCTCCTCCTGTCAGCAAGAGTGACATCAAACCCATCCCCGGTCTTGGACACTGTTGCCGGAAAACCACCAAAAAACAGGCTCGCAAAG GCAAGACTCCAGAGGAGGTTGTGAAAAGGTACCTACAGAAAGTCAGGAATCCTCCTGAAGAG GACTGCACTATCTGTATGGAGCCTTTGACTGGCCCCTCTGGTTATAAAGGCCCAGGTGTGGGTGCTGTGTCCCGCGCAGAGTCAGTGGGTCGACTGACACAGTGCGGCCATCAGTACCATCTGCAGTGCCTGGTAGCCATGTACAACAATGGCAACAAAGATGGAAGCTTGCAGTGTCCCACATGCAAGACAATCTATGGTGTGAAGACGGGCAACCAGCCACCTGGGAAGATGGAATACCATGTCATCCCTCACTCACTCCCAGGACACCCTGACTGCAAAACTATTCGCATAATATACAACATACCACCTGGTATACAG GGCTCTGAGCACCCAAACCCAGGAAAGCCTTTCACAGCAAGAGGATTTCCACGCCATTGCTATCTTCCAGACAGTGAGAAAGGACGGAAG GTGTTGAGACTTTTATTGGTAGCATGGGATAGGAGGCTGATCTTCTCAGTTGGTACGTCTAGCACCACGGGCGAGTCAGATACAGTCATCTGGAATGAGATCCACCATAAAACCGAGTTTGGCTCCAACCTCACAGGCCATGGCTACCCTGATACTGGCTACCTGGACAATGTGTTAGAGGAGCTGAAGGCCCAAGGCATGACAGAGGAGGATGGACAGCAACTGTGA